Proteins from a single region of Stappia sp. ES.058:
- a CDS encoding TRAP transporter small permease — translation MKILTAIRTAERVAAVSIFLSMVVLYFSNVLARQVGGTFASDFAWVEEAVRLMSLFLVFFTVGLALEKGRHAGVHTWRDRIARATGLPLRKVIDAVGFVFCVYLVYLSYQMTAFVYGMGQKSPTLNVPVFWMYLAPTTGFALMALRYALSFFDRIDRFAGQASEEL, via the coding sequence TTGAAGATCTTGACCGCCATAAGAACGGCAGAGCGTGTCGCTGCTGTCTCCATCTTTCTGTCGATGGTTGTGCTTTACTTCTCCAACGTGCTTGCACGGCAGGTCGGAGGCACCTTCGCGTCAGACTTCGCCTGGGTGGAAGAAGCGGTTCGGCTGATGAGCCTCTTCCTGGTCTTTTTCACGGTTGGTCTCGCGCTGGAAAAAGGGCGCCATGCCGGCGTCCACACCTGGCGCGACCGTATCGCCCGGGCCACCGGCCTGCCCTTGCGCAAGGTGATCGACGCGGTCGGCTTCGTCTTCTGCGTCTATCTCGTCTATCTCAGCTACCAGATGACCGCCTTCGTCTACGGGATGGGACAGAAAAGCCCGACCCTGAACGTCCCCGTCTTCTGGATGTATCTCGCGCCGACCACCGGCTTCGCCCTCATGGCGCTGCGCTACGCTCTCAGCTTTTTCGACCGCATCGATCGTTTCGCCGGACAGGCGTCGGAGGAACTATGA
- a CDS encoding TRAP transporter large permease produces the protein MILIALVIFVAVLLLVLGFEMFLVLGVPALMIKEFFYGSLPDPVLAQKILGGINHTTLLAIPFFILAAELMGAGQIASRLTGLVKTLIGHLRGGMGYTTIGGSMAFGSVSGSAPATVAAMARMVYPELRKAGFSDRFSLGLIVSSAETALLIPPSITFIIYGWMTGTSVAKLFVGGLAVGLVLGIAFSVMAAIEARRSGVERAPRTSWRERLVAIRQSGWALGMPFIILGGIYSGYFTPTEAAAVSVIYAILVEGLVFRELTWRKLFDVTERAAISTAIIFILLAMGSLLSYFITLAQVPTAITDFLEAINAGPVMFLLIVNVCFLIAGMFIDPNSALLILVPPLFPVAMALGIDPVHFGMVVTLNISIGMITPPFGLDIFVASSTLSKPVVTIISGLWPFIIANLIVLAIITYVPDISTFLPRLVFG, from the coding sequence ATGATCCTTATCGCACTCGTCATCTTCGTCGCGGTCCTGTTGCTCGTTCTCGGGTTCGAGATGTTTCTGGTGCTGGGCGTCCCGGCATTGATGATCAAGGAATTCTTCTACGGCAGCCTTCCCGACCCCGTCCTCGCCCAGAAAATCCTCGGCGGCATCAACCACACCACCCTGCTGGCGATCCCCTTCTTCATCCTGGCGGCGGAGCTGATGGGCGCGGGCCAGATCGCAAGCCGGCTGACCGGGCTGGTCAAGACGCTGATCGGCCATCTGCGCGGCGGCATGGGCTACACCACCATCGGCGGCTCCATGGCCTTCGGGTCTGTGTCCGGCTCCGCGCCGGCGACCGTCGCCGCCATGGCGCGCATGGTCTATCCGGAGTTGCGCAAGGCCGGCTTCAGCGACCGGTTCTCGCTCGGCCTCATCGTCTCGAGCGCGGAAACGGCCTTGCTGATTCCCCCCTCCATCACTTTCATCATCTATGGCTGGATGACCGGCACGTCTGTCGCCAAGCTGTTCGTCGGCGGCCTTGCTGTCGGTCTTGTACTGGGCATCGCCTTTTCCGTGATGGCGGCCATCGAGGCCCGTCGCAGCGGCGTCGAGCGCGCCCCGCGCACCAGCTGGCGCGAGCGCCTCGTCGCGATCCGACAGTCCGGCTGGGCGCTCGGCATGCCGTTCATCATCCTGGGCGGCATCTACAGCGGCTATTTCACGCCCACCGAAGCCGCCGCCGTCAGCGTCATCTACGCCATCCTCGTCGAGGGACTGGTCTTTCGCGAACTGACATGGCGCAAGCTGTTCGATGTGACGGAACGGGCCGCGATCTCGACCGCGATCATCTTCATCCTGCTGGCGATGGGCAGCCTGCTGTCCTATTTCATCACCTTGGCGCAGGTGCCCACGGCCATCACAGACTTCCTGGAGGCGATCAACGCCGGACCGGTGATGTTCCTCCTGATCGTCAACGTCTGCTTCCTGATCGCCGGGATGTTCATCGATCCGAACTCGGCGCTGCTGATCCTGGTCCCGCCCCTCTTCCCGGTGGCCATGGCGCTTGGCATCGACCCCGTCCACTTCGGCATGGTGGTCACGCTGAACATCTCCATCGGCATGATCACGCCCCCGTTCGGCCTCGATATCTTCGTGGCCTCCTCGACTTTGTCGAAGCCGGTCGTGACCATCATTTCGGGACTGTGGCCCTTCATCATCGCCAATCTGATCGTTCTGGCGATCATCACCTATGTGCCGGACATTTCCACGTTCCTGCCCCGGCTCGTGTTCGGATGA
- a CDS encoding dihydroorotate dehydrogenase electron transfer subunit: MLKTPHATAGRDAPSAFDLDLRVKSNTAVNGEYRMMVLDAPTHLLNRCQAGQFFNILCPQAGGESPYLRRPMSIYGFYPEKNELHFLYKVGGAGTRALATLGDDDRLTVFGPLGTPFTIDEDWMDLVLVARGVGLATLAPLALEAKRLGRRLTAICSARHPDYLMSIDLFEGLGAKVIALTDADGSSTPENLEIVLEKLIAEGRADAFYTCGSNRILRLLQKLGEIHGIPGQVALEQQMACGIGMCQCCVRKFNRDDKVVNLRVCREGPVFDMAEAIAW, from the coding sequence ATGCTGAAAACACCCCACGCCACCGCCGGCCGGGACGCGCCAAGCGCGTTCGACCTCGACCTCCGGGTCAAGAGCAACACCGCGGTCAACGGCGAATACCGGATGATGGTGCTCGATGCGCCGACACATCTGCTGAACCGCTGCCAGGCCGGCCAGTTCTTCAACATCCTGTGCCCGCAGGCCGGTGGCGAGAGCCCCTATCTGCGCCGGCCGATGAGCATCTACGGTTTCTATCCGGAGAAGAACGAGCTGCATTTCCTCTACAAGGTCGGCGGCGCGGGAACCCGCGCGCTGGCAACCCTTGGAGACGACGACAGGCTGACCGTCTTCGGCCCGCTCGGCACACCCTTCACCATCGATGAGGACTGGATGGATCTCGTTCTCGTTGCCCGCGGCGTGGGTCTTGCCACGCTTGCGCCTCTGGCGCTGGAAGCCAAACGTCTCGGCCGCCGGCTGACGGCGATCTGCAGCGCGCGCCATCCCGACTACCTGATGTCCATCGATCTGTTCGAGGGACTGGGTGCCAAGGTCATCGCCCTGACCGACGCGGACGGCTCGTCAACGCCGGAAAACCTCGAGATCGTTCTGGAAAAGCTGATCGCCGAGGGCCGCGCGGATGCCTTCTACACCTGCGGGTCGAACCGCATCCTGCGCCTCTTGCAAAAGCTCGGCGAGATCCACGGCATTCCCGGCCAGGTCGCACTGGAGCAGCAGATGGCCTGCGGTATCGGCATGTGCCAGTGCTGCGTTCGCAAGTTCAACCGTGACGACAAGGTCGTCAATCTGAGGGTCTGCCGGGAAGGCCCCGTCTTCGATATGGCAGAGGCCATTGCATGGTAG
- a CDS encoding dihydroorotate dehydrogenase: MVDLTVDIAGLKLKNPIMPASGTFSEELAEVFDLELLGAHVTKTITRDWRDGNPTPRVCEVNGSMLNSIGIPSKGVSAFLEKVVPFFKRYETPLVVSISGNTADEFATLCEEVSVAGVDAIEVNISCPNIEEDGKAFAIRPSSTFEIMQRLRAASPLPLWAKLTPNTGEVAEVARAAEDGGADALVVSNTILSMAIDIHSRQPRLGNLMGGLSGPALKPIALRMAYQCARAANIPVIGCGGISTAEDVIEYLIAGATAVQVGTATFIHPTAMLTILGDLEAWLAAQDIASVSELIGSVIDGEQDIRTSAIAVAQ, from the coding sequence ATGGTAGATCTCACAGTCGATATTGCCGGGCTGAAGCTCAAGAACCCGATCATGCCGGCCTCCGGGACCTTCTCGGAAGAGCTGGCGGAGGTCTTCGACCTAGAACTGCTCGGTGCGCATGTCACCAAGACGATCACGCGGGACTGGCGGGACGGCAATCCGACACCGCGCGTGTGCGAGGTCAACGGCTCGATGCTGAATTCCATCGGCATTCCGAGCAAGGGCGTATCTGCATTCCTGGAAAAGGTCGTGCCCTTCTTCAAGCGCTATGAAACGCCGCTTGTCGTCAGCATCTCGGGCAACACGGCCGACGAGTTCGCGACCCTGTGCGAGGAGGTCAGCGTTGCCGGTGTCGACGCCATCGAGGTCAACATCTCCTGCCCGAACATCGAGGAAGACGGCAAGGCCTTCGCCATCCGCCCCTCCTCGACCTTCGAGATCATGCAGCGCCTGCGCGCGGCAAGCCCGCTGCCGCTGTGGGCGAAGCTCACGCCGAACACCGGCGAGGTCGCAGAAGTGGCGCGGGCCGCCGAAGACGGCGGCGCGGACGCGCTCGTCGTCTCCAACACCATCCTTTCGATGGCCATCGACATCCACTCCCGCCAGCCCAGGCTCGGCAATCTGATGGGCGGCCTGTCGGGCCCGGCGCTGAAACCGATCGCGCTGCGTATGGCCTATCAATGCGCGCGTGCCGCCAACATTCCGGTGATCGGCTGCGGCGGCATCTCCACCGCCGAGGACGTGATCGAATATCTGATCGCGGGCGCCACCGCCGTTCAGGTCGGCACGGCGACCTTCATCCATCCGACCGCAATGCTCACCATCCTTGGCGATCTCGAAGCCTGGCTTGCCGCGCAAGACATCGCCTCCGTGTCCGAGTTGATCGGCTCGGTGATCGACGGTGAACAGGATATCCGCACCTCAGCTATCGCGGTGGCACAATGA
- a CDS encoding Zn-dependent hydrolase, with protein sequence MTLANKTPAAASQEDDDALATRLFREIAEMTPDVQGVSRPAFSNVETKTLSYLEDFARSQGLEVWYDDGCNANFCLPQDRDAESFIVIGSHVDSVPFGGNYDGLAGVIAGLMCLVRARRGEKTFRRPVHVLAMRGEESAWFGPCYIGSKVLTGQLTETEANARHKGDGRTLAEHMAEIGLPTDRIANREPLIDCSRVEAYLELHIEQGPLLIGKNIPAAVVSGIRGNFRHRAINCIGEAGHSGAVPKAYRRDPVLAFADLMVRLDESWTTILNKGADLVLTSGMVSTDRETNALSRIPDRLTFSLDIRSQSPETLDEMRSLIATEMKQIEKDRKVRFELDEGMYSAPAICDPEVVDGLRSAMDRAGLEPFVMPSGGGHDAAVFSAAGVPAGMVFVRNRNGSHNPDEAMDVSDFLRACDIFSAYLEEQA encoded by the coding sequence ATGACCCTTGCAAACAAGACCCCGGCCGCAGCCTCGCAAGAGGACGACGACGCGCTCGCCACGCGTCTCTTTCGCGAGATCGCGGAGATGACCCCGGACGTTCAGGGCGTCAGCCGCCCGGCGTTTTCCAACGTCGAGACCAAGACGCTCTCTTATCTGGAGGACTTCGCCCGCTCGCAAGGGCTCGAGGTCTGGTACGACGACGGCTGCAACGCCAATTTCTGCCTGCCGCAGGACCGCGATGCGGAAAGCTTCATCGTCATCGGCTCGCATGTCGACAGCGTGCCCTTCGGCGGCAACTACGACGGTCTCGCCGGCGTGATCGCGGGGCTGATGTGCCTGGTGCGGGCGCGCCGCGGCGAAAAAACCTTCCGCCGGCCCGTCCATGTTCTCGCCATGCGCGGCGAGGAAAGCGCCTGGTTCGGCCCCTGCTACATCGGCTCGAAAGTGCTGACCGGACAGCTGACGGAAACCGAGGCCAACGCGCGCCACAAGGGCGACGGGCGCACGCTCGCCGAGCACATGGCCGAGATCGGCCTTCCGACAGACCGTATCGCCAACCGCGAACCGCTGATCGACTGCAGCCGGGTCGAGGCCTATCTGGAACTCCATATCGAGCAGGGCCCGCTGCTGATCGGCAAGAACATTCCCGCCGCCGTGGTTTCCGGAATACGCGGCAACTTCCGCCACCGCGCGATCAACTGCATCGGCGAGGCGGGGCACTCGGGCGCCGTGCCCAAGGCCTATCGCCGCGATCCGGTGCTGGCCTTCGCCGACCTCATGGTGCGGCTCGACGAAAGCTGGACGACGATCCTGAACAAGGGCGCCGACCTTGTGCTCACCAGCGGCATGGTGTCCACCGACCGGGAAACCAACGCGCTGTCGCGCATTCCCGACCGCCTCACCTTCAGCCTCGACATCCGCAGCCAGAGCCCCGAGACGCTGGACGAGATGCGCAGTCTCATCGCCACCGAGATGAAGCAGATCGAAAAAGACCGGAAGGTCCGCTTCGAGCTCGACGAGGGCATGTATTCCGCCCCCGCGATCTGCGATCCTGAGGTCGTTGACGGGTTGCGAAGCGCCATGGATCGCGCCGGCCTGGAGCCCTTCGTGATGCCCAGTGGCGGCGGGCACGATGCGGCGGTGTTTTCCGCCGCCGGCGTTCCGGCAGGAATGGTCTTCGTGCGCAACCGCAACGGCTCGCATAATCCGGATGAAGCGATGGACGTTTCGGACTTCCTGCGGGCATGCGATATCTTCTCCGCCTATCTCGAGGAGCAAGCATGA